In one window of Echeneis naucrates chromosome 17, fEcheNa1.1, whole genome shotgun sequence DNA:
- the LOC115057625 gene encoding histamine H3 receptor-like has protein sequence MSEERTESNSSGDCSDASVQRSPVFSGLAFVMLMLMMVSLVVVIVFGNALVIVAFKVDKSLRRQCNYYFLNLAVSDFLVGAFCIPVYIPYVLTGRWTLGRGLCKLWLVMDYLLCSASVFSIVLISYDRFLSVTRAVSYHARQRMTHQAIIKMIAVWVLAFVLYGPAILFWELVVGRSRVPKGECFAEFYYSWYFLLSASVLEFFSPFISVAFFNLSICLSIRKRRFHSRDVHIHLQMSEPTSAQGDGIPLSHNWGFGMKHAIKGSIHSQTSSPTSGKLDPSTSRAPNPSRLSRDKKIAKSLAIIVCVFAICWAPYTLLMIIRAACRGRCIEHHWYEVTFWLLWLNSAVNPFLYPLCHSSFRRAFSKILCPNWHTAPPSSVLRSGQ, from the exons ATGTCGGAGGAGCGAACCGAGTCCAACTCCAGCGGGGACTGTTCCGACGCTTCGGTCCAGAGGAGCCCGGTGTTTTCAGGACTCGCGTTTGTCatgctgatgttgatgatggTGTCTTTGGTCGTTGTGATAGTTTTCGGAAACGCGCTGGTCATCGTGGCCTTTAAAGTGGACAAGAGTTTGAGAAGACAGTGCAATTACTACTTCCTCAATTTGGCAGTGTCAGATTTTCTTGTAG GGGCATTCTGCATCCCCGTCTACATCCCCTACGTCCTCACAGGCAGGTGGACACTGGGCCGGGGACTCTGCAAACTGTGGCTGGTCATGGACTATCTGCTTTGTTCTGCATCTGTCTTCAGCATCGTCCTCATCAGCTACGACCGTTTCCTGTCAGTCACCAGAGCA GTAAGCTATCATGCCAGACAGAGAATGACTCATCAAGCTATAATCAAGATGATTGCTGTCTGGGTGCTAGCCTTCGTCCTCTACGGCCCAGCTATCCTATTCTGGGAGCTGGTTGTGGGTAGAAGTCGTGTGCCAAAGGGTGAGTGCTTTGCGGAGTTCTATTACTCTTGGTACTTCCTGCTGAGCGCTTCAgtgctggagtttttctctcctttcatctcGGTGGCTTTCTTCAACCTCAGCATTTGCCTCAGCATACGGAAGAGAAGATTCCACAGCAGGGATGTCCACATACACCTTCAAATGAGCGAACCAACCTCTGCCCAGGGAGATGGTATCCCCCTGTCCCACAACTGGGGGTTTGGGATGAAACACGCTATAAAAGGCTCTATCCACTCCCAGACCTCCTCTCCCACTTCGGGTAAACTAGATCCCTCAACCAGCAGGGCGCCCAACCCAAGCCGTCTGTCCAGGGATAAGAAAATTGCTAAGTCCCTGGCcatcatagtgtgtgtgtttgccatcTGCTGGGCACCGTACACCCTACTGATGATTATCCGTGCTGCCTGCAGAGGGCGGTGCATTGAGCATCACTGGTACGAGGTCACCTTCTGGCTCCTGTGGCTCAACTCTGCTGTTAACCCATTCTTGTACCCACTTTGCCACAGTAGCTTCCGCCGGGCCTTTAGCAAGATTCTCTGCCCAAACTGGCACACAGCTCCCCCGTCATCTGTCCTTCGTTCTGGCcagtga